A segment of the Candidatus Neomarinimicrobiota bacterium genome:
GCTATTGCAGTTGATATGGATTATTTCACAATTCAAGATAGCATGCCTGAATATTCAGTCCCCATCACCCTGGATGGGATGCAGGGCTATCGCACCACAACAGTCAGAGGAGTGGATGACCCCTTTGATGGTGTTGCCCCCCTGGACACCTCCCTACCAGATTATCTCAAGGTTACAGTCATGTTCGCCTGGTTTGAGCCTGACAATATCAGAGACAGCTTAAGTGTCAGCATTTCTGAGGAGCGTGGTTGGGCTTATTAAGGAATAAACTTTCCTCCAGGTAAGTCTGATTGATCCCCTTTCAATCAAATAACAAAAAAAGGCGAGGAGTACATCCTCGCCTTTTTTGATATATACTCAGGGGAAGCCCCTGCAAAATGAGTCCTACTTGATGTAGGCCATTTTGATGGTATTGGAATAGCTGCCAGCTTGTAAGTGATAAATATAAATGCCCGTGGCTACTGGTTGCCCAGAGTTGTCCAGTCCATTCCAGATCACTTCATATCGTCCAGCATCCTGACTTCCATTCACCAGGGAGCGGACTTCCTGACCCAACATGTTATAAATCACGAGATGGGCATTCCCCTTCTCAGCCAGATCATAGCGAATGTTGGTAGTCGGGTTGAAGGGGTTGGGATAGTTCTGCTTTAAACTGAACTCGGTTGGAGCTGGCAGACCAATATCAATGATACTAACCAGACATTCCGCGACGATTTCCACACCGCCAGGACCGGAAATGATCAGACCCTCAACATCAAAATCCAGAGCGCCTGTTGCATTTTCATCAATGACTTGAACCGGGACATTCATGAGCAGACCAGAAGCCAGATCAATCATATTCCCAGCCAGATCAATACCCAGAACGCGCATGGTATTGCCATTCACAGATGAGAAAACACCTACGGATTCATTTCCCTCAGCCAGAACAGGTGTACCCAGTTCGACAATGCTGGGATCGAAAATCAGATCAGCCTGGAAACCAGCTACCATCTCAAAGCAATCCACCGTGACGGGAATATTCTGCCATTCACGAGTATTGGTCAATGTAAGGGGAGCGATTGTGGCTGTGATGTCCTCAATTATCGGCGCGTCTTTGGCAAGTCCACCTGTGTTGAGGACTGCCTCAATCAGGAGGACAACATCCAGGATATTGTGGGTACCATCACCATTTATATCCATGATTGCCAATTCATCAAATGTGGGAGCATCACCAGTTTCAGTCACGATTTCAATAAAGCGGGTGACATCCAGAATGTTCAGGAATCCATCC
Coding sequences within it:
- a CDS encoding prepilin-type N-terminal cleavage/methylation domain-containing protein — encoded protein: MTWEVMGLAKHLNSNKNNGYSLVEVVLSAVLLSVVAVGSYQIYNHVRWEADAGRRDQLAWTNMATRMAIAVDMDYFTIQDSMPEYSVPITLDGMQGYRTTTVRGVDDPFDGVAPLDTSLPDYLKVTVMFAWFEPDNIRDSLSVSISEERGWAY